Within the Synergistaceae bacterium genome, the region CTATGCCAAGAAAGCCGAAAAAGACGGAAATCTCAATGCAGCGAAATTGTTTAGAGCTGCAGCTGACGCCGAAACCATTCACGCACTAAAGCATTTTGAAGTGGCCGGAAAAATTGGTTCAACGGCAGATAACTTGAAGGACGGGGTTAAGGGAGAAACTTACGAATATAAAGAAATGTATCCTGACTTCGTGAAGGAAGCTGAAGTAGAAGGAAACAAGGCTGCGTTGATGTCCTTTACATTTGCAATGAAAGCGGAAGAGGTTCATGCAGGGCTTTATCAAGAAGCGTTAGAGAACCTTGACCAGACGGAAGAAGTTTTCTACTATCTCTGCCCGGTCTGCGGAAATATCGAGAAATTGCAGTCTGAAAAATGCAGTATTTGTGGCGTTCCAGGGGCTAAGTTTATAAAATATTAATTTTAGAATTATGGCACCTAATATTAAGCGGCTCTCCCACAGGCGAAATCCTGCACACCATCGATACATTTGGTAATAGAACAAAAGTGAACACCCTACCT harbors:
- a CDS encoding rubrerythrin family protein, whose product is YAKKAEKDGNLNAAKLFRAAADAETIHALKHFEVAGKIGSTADNLKDGVKGETYEYKEMYPDFVKEAEVEGNKAALMSFTFAMKAEEVHAGLYQEALENLDQTEEVFYYLCPVCGNIEKLQSEKCSICGVPGAKFIKY